The segment TGCCTATCATGTCGCGGTCCGGTAAGAGCGCACCGAATATGGGCAGCCTTACCTGGCCGCCGTGCGTATGGCCTGAGAGCATCAGGTCGATACCTTTGCTTGCAGCCGAATCGAACGTATCAGGTTTGTGACAGAGCAGCACTTTATAAAGCGGCTCAACGTCAGGAGGCACATAAACCGCAGCCATCGGCATAGACCACCACAGGTGTCCCAACGCCACCTTGCCGCCTTTTCGAGTCGGGATGACCTCCCATCCCGTAATGGACTTCACTCCACCGTCTTCAAGAGCCTTAATATGCTTATAATTGTCCCAGTTCCCTTCAACAGCATAGGTGGGAGCGATTGTTGAAAGCTCTCTGCCCACACGAGTAAGCTCGGCAAAACCAGCAGGATCTTTTCTGTTCAGGTAGTCGCCTGTCAGGACTATTATGTCCGGCTTGCCGGCTGACGTCAAGTTAATCATGCTTCGCACGCGCCCGTTGAAGCTGGTCATGTGGAAATCGGACAGTTGAACGATCCGAAGCTTTGCTCCTGATGGAAGCTTTTTTGTATTGATGGTATGGTGGGTTACCTGCACCCAGTTCGGCTCTATGCAAAATGCATCGATCACACAAAAAACAACCGCCAAAGCCGCGAAAAGCCATAAAGCTCTTGTTAGACGGCTATATTTTTTTCTGAGAATTATGAGGCAGAGGGTTCGCAAATTTTCGTATGCGATTATCCAGACCAAACCAAAGAGAATGACCACCATCACTATCCTTGCATTAACAGACGTATTCAATAACCTTGTCCTCCAAATTATCTACTTAAATCCTGCGCCTGCTTGTTCCCGGCGAAGGAGATTGAGTTTTAGCGCAGAAGTGTTGCATGACCCAATTTGGACGATAAAAGGGAGAAATGCAGAAATGGCAGACAAACTCAAAATAGGCGTAATGACTTCCTTGCGCCCGGATGTTGCCGGTGAGCTCAAAAGAGTTAAGGACTTCGGACTCCAAAGCACTCAAATGGCGTGTTGGGGCCCGGAAAAGTATACCACAGATAATTCAAAGGCAGTCGATCTGGCGCGAAAAGAGTATGGTGTAGAGATATCTACTCTATGGACAGGCTACTCAGGCCCTGCACGCTGGAATTTTACCGAGGGACCATCCACCATTGGTCTGGTTCC is part of the Armatimonadota bacterium genome and harbors:
- a CDS encoding metallophosphoesterase; this translates as MIDAFCIEPNWVQVTHHTINTKKLPSGAKLRIVQLSDFHMTSFNGRVRSMINLTSAGKPDIIVLTGDYLNRKDPAGFAELTRVGRELSTIAPTYAVEGNWDNYKHIKALEDGGVKSITGWEVIPTRKGGKVALGHLWWSMPMAAVYVPPDVEPLYKVLLCHKPDTFDSAASKGIDLMLSGHTHGGQVRLPIFGALLPDRDMIGKYQAGLYKIGKSMLYVNRGMGMESSAPQVRFYCRPEISVIDLVSSN